The Gemmatimonadota bacterium genome has a segment encoding these proteins:
- the msrP gene encoding protein-methionine-sulfoxide reductase catalytic subunit MsrP — MPKRGWEIPEREATSEDVYMNRRKFMVAAGGALGALAGCGHEKIFTPAERAPTTPTEEPQQPQPPQQPQQPQQPQDPQQPPQPPQQPPDPPQPPQPPQPLYPAGLNDEFKELDRPLTEESIAGSYNNFYEFSTRKDLVKPLSENFMTDPWKVEIKGEVPQETAYDFGDLVRAIPLEERLYRLRCVEAWSMAIPWTGFPMKALIDLVQPLSTAKFIKMTTFLDPNQAIGQFNNPQWPWPYVEGLTMEEATNELAFIATGIYGHEMPNQHGSPIRLVAPWKYGFKSIKSIVSIEFVREQPRTFWNTLIPREYGFYANVNPKVAHPRWSQAQERFITTNASNPEIRPTLLFNGYEKYVENLYPNEPR; from the coding sequence ATGCCAAAACGAGGTTGGGAAATACCCGAGAGAGAGGCTACATCGGAAGATGTTTATATGAACCGGCGAAAGTTTATGGTAGCCGCAGGAGGTGCTCTGGGAGCGTTAGCAGGCTGCGGACATGAGAAGATTTTTACCCCCGCTGAAAGAGCACCCACTACGCCGACTGAGGAGCCACAACAACCACAGCCACCGCAGCAACCGCAACAGCCACAACAACCTCAGGATCCACAGCAACCGCCACAACCGCCACAGCAACCGCCGGATCCACCTCAACCACCACAACCGCCGCAGCCGCTTTACCCTGCCGGGCTCAATGATGAATTCAAGGAACTGGACCGGCCTTTAACCGAGGAGTCAATTGCCGGATCGTACAATAATTTTTATGAATTCAGCACCAGAAAGGATCTGGTGAAGCCTCTATCGGAAAATTTCATGACAGACCCCTGGAAAGTGGAGATCAAAGGAGAGGTCCCTCAGGAAACGGCATACGATTTTGGCGATCTGGTCCGCGCTATTCCGCTGGAAGAACGGCTTTACCGCTTGCGGTGTGTAGAGGCATGGTCTATGGCAATACCATGGACCGGTTTTCCGATGAAAGCCCTCATAGATTTGGTACAACCGCTTTCTACGGCAAAATTCATCAAAATGACAACCTTTCTGGATCCGAATCAGGCTATTGGACAGTTTAACAATCCCCAGTGGCCCTGGCCCTATGTTGAAGGGCTGACGATGGAAGAAGCGACAAACGAACTCGCTTTTATAGCCACGGGGATTTACGGTCACGAAATGCCCAATCAGCACGGGTCGCCCATACGCCTGGTCGCGCCCTGGAAGTACGGTTTTAAGAGCATCAAATCGATCGTGAGCATTGAGTTTGTCCGCGAGCAACCGAGAACCTTCTGGAATACACTCATTCCAAGAGAATATGGCTTCTACGCCAATGTCAATCCCAAGGTCGCCCATCCCCGGTGGTCTCAAGCCCAGGAACGGTTTATCACCACCAATGCTTCGAACCCCGAAATACGTCCGACTCTGCTATTCAATGGGTATGAAAAATATGTAGAGAATTTATATCCCAACGAGCCGAGGTAA
- a CDS encoding chromosome partitioning protein ParB — MPQKHSTIRDGKRLVWYTEKLWMQSRDLPPFEIDISSIKELDEDCWFGQKKPTLREIARHCKKINTASLKYPIILNVDGSLMDGGHRLCKAILEGRKTIKAVQFPSMPEPDEIQELDPWHGS; from the coding sequence GTGCCACAGAAACACAGTACAATACGCGATGGCAAACGGCTTGTGTGGTACACTGAAAAACTCTGGATGCAGTCCAGAGATCTTCCTCCATTTGAAATCGACATATCATCAATCAAAGAGTTAGACGAAGACTGCTGGTTTGGGCAAAAGAAACCTACCCTCAGAGAGATCGCGCGGCATTGTAAAAAAATTAACACGGCATCTCTGAAATATCCTATCATTCTAAATGTAGATGGCTCACTCATGGATGGCGGCCACCGCCTGTGCAAAGCGATACTTGAAGGCCGTAAAACCATAAAAGCTGTCCAATTCCCATCTATGCCTGAACCAGACGAAATTCAAGAGTTGGATCCCTGGCACGGGTCCTGA
- a CDS encoding Ldh family oxidoreductase has product MPVYIPEDARRIMPDLLRDFATAALHKVGLPDGDAALIARYLVDVDLRGVASHGTRQLRRYVAEFREGRINPQPEIAQIMDAPSMAIFDGDGGAGYLVATRATEAVIEKAKTNDIAVANTRNHGHVGSAGIYARLALTRDLATFCVSGGIAWEKPTRPDATVWDAMSAPPMCFGIPTAEGPPFVLDMNANMLKDRSKLAEALQTFPDFIFKSLGMRFTSWFLAGILAGTATPESHRPKFSSATRGFMIVAIDVAQLGDLEAYKAEISRILRESRSLNPMPGLSSAEVPGSLEWQREQTREQSGIPLTEEHLDMLQHIATEIDVPIPWES; this is encoded by the coding sequence ATGCCCGTTTATATCCCCGAAGACGCCAGGCGCATCATGCCCGATCTGTTGCGCGACTTTGCTACCGCAGCATTGCACAAAGTCGGTTTGCCAGATGGCGATGCCGCGTTGATCGCGCGCTATCTTGTAGATGTGGATTTGCGCGGGGTGGCCTCACACGGCACGCGACAGTTGAGGCGGTATGTGGCTGAGTTTCGAGAAGGGCGCATTAACCCACAGCCCGAAATTGCCCAGATCATGGATGCCCCTTCAATGGCGATTTTTGATGGCGATGGCGGTGCGGGTTACCTCGTGGCAACGCGGGCAACAGAGGCGGTTATTGAAAAGGCGAAAACAAATGACATTGCCGTTGCGAACACGCGCAATCACGGCCATGTGGGCAGCGCGGGGATCTACGCACGGCTGGCACTAACACGCGATTTGGCGACCTTTTGCGTATCAGGGGGAATCGCCTGGGAAAAACCGACGCGCCCCGATGCAACGGTATGGGATGCGATGTCTGCCCCCCCGATGTGTTTTGGCATACCAACGGCAGAAGGCCCGCCTTTTGTACTGGACATGAACGCAAACATGTTGAAAGACCGCAGCAAACTCGCCGAGGCATTGCAGACATTCCCGGATTTTATTTTTAAAAGTTTGGGCATGCGATTTACATCGTGGTTCCTGGCGGGTATTTTAGCAGGCACAGCAACACCTGAATCGCACAGACCAAAATTTTCAAGCGCCACGCGGGGATTTATGATTGTGGCGATAGATGTGGCTCAACTGGGAGACTTGGAGGCTTATAAGGCAGAAATCTCTCGCATTTTGCGCGAAAGCCGGTCACTGAACCCCATGCCGGGCTTGTCGAGCGCCGAAGTTCCCGGCAGTTTGGAATGGCAACGCGAACAAACACGCGAGCAAAGCGGTATCCCGCTGACCGAAGAACATCTCGACATGTTGCAACACATTGCCACAGAGATAGATGTACCCATTCCCTGGGAGTCATAA
- a CDS encoding VOC family protein, with translation MKTKSIFKTASPYLQDALNLPVENLEEAIPFYETVMGFRVVSRKDAPCKSAILARDDIQIGLAENGGDPTQEGCFFEVVDVETAFNELKNNGLQNDDPDYRIDQHGDKSFRIFFVIAPDGLCYCLGQQV, from the coding sequence GTGAAAACTAAATCTATATTTAAAACAGCCTCGCCCTACCTGCAAGATGCCCTGAACCTTCCAGTTGAGAACCTGGAAGAAGCCATTCCCTTTTACGAGACAGTCATGGGATTTCGGGTCGTATCTCGGAAGGACGCGCCCTGTAAGTCCGCTATACTCGCAAGAGACGATATCCAGATCGGCCTGGCAGAAAATGGTGGCGACCCGACTCAAGAGGGGTGTTTTTTTGAAGTGGTTGATGTCGAAACCGCCTTCAACGAATTGAAGAATAATGGATTGCAAAATGACGACCCTGATTATCGGATTGACCAACACGGCGATAAATCCTTCCGCATATTCTTCGTCATCGCACCGGATGGGTTGTGCTACTGCCTTGGTCAACAGGTATAA
- a CDS encoding NUDIX domain-containing protein: protein MNLRNAAKALIQRGDQILVTENIDDKGLWYILPGGGMEPGKETLIDALKRECQEEIGADVTVEGLNFVREYITDNHEGSRTKGVHLIDFIFRCSVDERYNAAEAPDGDSIQVGVKWMSISELKKLRFYPKPLLDYLGSEPEAPPIYLGDIT, encoded by the coding sequence ATGAACTTGCGAAATGCAGCCAAGGCCCTGATCCAGAGAGGCGACCAAATTCTCGTTACCGAGAATATCGATGACAAAGGTCTTTGGTACATTCTGCCAGGGGGAGGCATGGAACCTGGGAAAGAGACACTTATAGATGCTCTCAAGCGGGAATGTCAAGAGGAAATAGGTGCTGACGTCACAGTTGAAGGTTTAAACTTTGTTCGAGAATATATCACTGACAATCACGAGGGTTCTCGGACGAAGGGTGTCCATCTAATTGACTTCATCTTCCGATGTTCCGTTGATGAAAGATATAATGCCGCCGAAGCCCCAGATGGAGATTCAATCCAGGTTGGTGTGAAATGGATGAGCATTAGTGAGCTCAAGAAACTGAGATTCTATCCTAAGCCCTTACTCGATTATCTTGGCTCTGAACCCGAGGCACCTCCCATATACCTGGGAGATATTACCTGA
- a CDS encoding ATP-binding protein: MATVHLLCGRPGSGKTTFARELEKTQRAVRYTYDEWMVQLYGRSPEQFEALFNRVSNLIWRIATRNLALGTDVILDKGFWYKRDRKNTRQAAAAIGADSKLYFLDAPIDVLRNRTLTRSKNDQDSLWINNQAFTEFINRFEPPGDDENFILIRTG, translated from the coding sequence ATGGCGACTGTTCACTTACTCTGTGGCCGACCAGGTTCGGGTAAGACCACCTTTGCTCGGGAACTTGAAAAGACTCAAAGAGCTGTGCGATACACTTATGACGAGTGGATGGTTCAACTCTACGGGAGATCGCCCGAACAATTTGAAGCACTTTTCAACCGCGTTTCCAACCTGATCTGGCGCATTGCCACGCGCAATCTCGCCCTCGGCACAGATGTCATACTCGATAAGGGATTCTGGTACAAAAGAGATCGCAAAAATACCAGGCAAGCGGCGGCGGCCATAGGAGCGGACTCAAAACTCTATTTCCTCGACGCTCCCATTGACGTACTGCGAAACCGGACCCTCACTCGTTCAAAAAACGACCAGGATTCACTTTGGATTAACAACCAGGCATTTACAGAATTCATCAATCGCTTCGAGCCACCTGGCGATGATGAAAATTTTATACTTATCCGGACCGGGTAG
- a CDS encoding carbon-nitrogen hydrolase family protein — translation MKVCVAQTRPITGDIQRNIVVHRRLVDLAVSNGAEIVVFPELSITGYEPTLADDLATNQNDHRFDIFQIISDTQQVTIGIGVPTKNDSGVCISLMIFQPFKARELYSKMHLHPDEEKFFVRGQPSGGLIGEDPCAALAICYELSVPEHAANAYKNGADIYIASVAKSVSQIEKTLERLGQIALEYSMTVVMSNCIGLSDGLKCAGRTSVWNREGILLDQINEIKEGIIVVDTETYSVLQRTI, via the coding sequence ATGAAGGTTTGCGTAGCACAGACAAGACCCATAACAGGTGATATTCAGCGCAATATCGTTGTCCATCGCAGGTTAGTTGATCTTGCCGTTTCCAACGGTGCCGAAATCGTTGTTTTTCCTGAGTTGTCCATAACAGGTTATGAACCCACACTCGCGGACGACTTAGCGACGAATCAAAACGATCATCGGTTCGATATCTTCCAGATCATCAGTGACACCCAACAGGTTACTATTGGGATTGGAGTGCCCACTAAAAATGATAGCGGTGTATGTATCAGCTTGATGATTTTTCAACCATTCAAGGCGAGGGAGCTATATTCCAAAATGCATCTTCACCCTGACGAAGAAAAATTTTTCGTCCGCGGTCAGCCTTCTGGGGGCCTGATAGGCGAAGATCCGTGCGCTGCACTGGCAATTTGTTATGAATTATCTGTGCCGGAACATGCTGCCAACGCATACAAGAATGGGGCAGATATTTATATTGCGAGCGTCGCGAAATCTGTTAGTCAAATTGAGAAAACACTCGAGAGACTAGGCCAAATTGCCCTTGAATACTCAATGACTGTGGTGATGTCTAATTGTATTGGACTGTCTGATGGCCTGAAATGTGCAGGCAGAACATCGGTGTGGAACAGAGAAGGAATATTGCTGGATCAGATTAACGAAATAAAAGAAGGAATTATCGTCGTGGACACAGAAACGTATAGTGTGTTACAGCGTACAATTTAA
- a CDS encoding phytanoyl-CoA dioxygenase family protein, whose product MKLNRDEFLETGYLIIKEAVPRDKLERVRQAYETLVDRQRENWKAERAENDPPGGVWETAPQPRLQLSRSPLVNQIDQETAPAVEVWLEENIRGVSTELLDISDGAVTEMMMMCNPVRDHGPAKWHRDHHPIDTAPLQGYIDDILEGGPRYVQWNIPLYDDSVLWVIPGSHLRLNTSEENELLLADPCRPLPNGVQTHLEAGDGVVYILPILHWGSNYSPKMRRTIHGGFSTHTSIKDLSFTNYLSPQTQEAFARWNNRSEQMMQHTEDALRAILAKDSTAYLSALDNLHPWRAEKGRILSTVFLCKAALAIRLRKDPPLQGIAEDLQRRLLGTHPITLNWGSKFAERFTSGEARLLWDRFSPLEALLQSDEEHFVPGFQSIPMKHYFNEMPSDYSTADFIASWTEQ is encoded by the coding sequence ATGAAACTCAACCGCGACGAATTTTTGGAAACCGGCTACCTCATCATTAAGGAAGCCGTGCCACGCGACAAACTCGAACGCGTGCGGCAGGCGTACGAAACACTCGTTGACCGCCAGCGCGAAAACTGGAAAGCCGAGCGTGCGGAAAATGATCCACCTGGAGGCGTATGGGAAACAGCGCCACAGCCTCGCCTGCAACTCTCAAGATCGCCGCTCGTCAATCAGATCGACCAGGAGACCGCGCCAGCGGTCGAAGTATGGCTCGAAGAGAACATCCGCGGAGTCAGCACAGAGCTTCTCGATATATCGGACGGAGCCGTCACAGAAATGATGATGATGTGCAACCCCGTCAGGGATCACGGACCGGCAAAGTGGCACCGCGATCACCATCCGATCGACACAGCACCGCTTCAGGGCTATATCGACGACATCCTCGAAGGAGGCCCGCGCTACGTCCAGTGGAACATCCCGCTCTACGACGACAGCGTCCTCTGGGTGATACCCGGCAGCCATCTGCGACTGAACACCTCCGAAGAGAACGAACTATTGTTGGCAGACCCCTGCCGCCCACTACCCAATGGCGTACAGACACACCTCGAAGCCGGTGACGGCGTCGTCTATATCCTCCCCATCCTCCACTGGGGCAGCAACTACAGCCCAAAAATGCGACGAACCATCCACGGTGGCTTCTCGACCCACACTTCAATCAAGGACCTCTCGTTTACCAACTACCTCTCTCCGCAGACACAGGAGGCATTCGCGCGCTGGAACAACCGCAGCGAACAGATGATGCAGCACACGGAAGACGCACTGAGGGCTATTCTTGCCAAAGATAGCACCGCGTATCTCAGCGCCCTGGACAACCTCCATCCGTGGCGGGCCGAAAAAGGTAGAATTCTGTCAACCGTATTCCTCTGCAAAGCGGCACTTGCGATTCGACTGCGAAAAGATCCCCCACTTCAGGGCATCGCCGAAGACCTCCAGCGTCGCCTTCTGGGAACACATCCCATCACGCTCAACTGGGGATCGAAATTCGCCGAACGATTCACCTCTGGCGAAGCCCGCTTGCTCTGGGATCGCTTCAGCCCACTCGAAGCACTGCTTCAATCGGACGAAGAACACTTTGTGCCGGGCTTTCAGTCCATCCCTATGAAGCACTATTTCAACGAAATGCCCTCGGACTACAGCACGGCGGACTTCATCGCCAGTTGGACGGAACAGTAA
- a CDS encoding glutathione S-transferase has protein sequence MSALDIADCINKTCPWSGKPVQADSLAEYDGQVVGFCNTGCRDKFESAIRHFEEAKASMGPRVLTRQSQ, from the coding sequence ATGTCTGCTCTCGACATTGCCGATTGCATCAATAAGACCTGCCCCTGGTCAGGCAAGCCGGTACAAGCTGACTCGCTAGCCGAGTATGACGGCCAAGTCGTCGGGTTCTGCAATACCGGTTGCCGTGACAAGTTCGAAAGCGCGATCCGCCACTTCGAGGAGGCAAAGGCATCAATGGGGCCCCGAGTTCTTACTCGCCAGTCACAATGA
- a CDS encoding DUF6141 family protein, with translation MHNSNFIEIQQFRQGWLLALILVPCISALIYIGFKIFRNWPMSGTNMLIFGAIALALVLVPVFMLLIKMVTEVKNDAIHIRFFPLKREVIPFSEIAKCDARQYSPIKEYGGWGIRYGTKGMAYNVSGDRGVQLELNNGKRLLIGSQRSEELAKTIKTFTKEEEG, from the coding sequence ATGCACAACTCAAATTTCATCGAAATTCAGCAATTTAGACAGGGCTGGCTATTGGCCCTTATACTTGTACCTTGCATCTCAGCTTTGATCTATATAGGATTCAAGATATTTCGGAACTGGCCAATGTCTGGCACCAATATGCTCATTTTTGGTGCCATTGCTCTGGCTCTGGTATTAGTACCGGTGTTTATGCTTTTGATAAAGATGGTAACTGAAGTCAAAAATGACGCCATTCACATCCGATTCTTTCCGCTAAAGAGAGAGGTAATCCCATTCTCAGAAATTGCAAAATGTGATGCCAGACAGTACAGCCCAATCAAAGAATATGGCGGATGGGGGATTCGGTATGGAACTAAAGGAATGGCTTATAATGTGAGTGGAGATCGCGGCGTACAATTGGAGCTAAACAATGGAAAGCGATTATTGATTGGCTCTCAGCGATCTGAAGAACTGGCAAAGACAATCAAAACCTTTACAAAAGAGGAGGAAGGATGA
- a CDS encoding phytanoyl-CoA dioxygenase family protein: MAMIEMKQIEALEDATDLLQNPEALRRQAKENGYLFFRNLLDPERVIEVRHQILSVCRDHGWLMDGSEVTEGIANPDMQVVESKDPRWQAFYDDVLKIRDFHALALEAPLIRAFEVLFGEQVLPHSRNICRLVFPDTDTHSTPPHQDNYFIGGSDETWTAWIPCGECPEELGGLAVARGSHRRGKLETFEGVGPGGRQVPVEEDSVWIGGDYMCGDVIILHSLTIHQGRDNESADRLRISADYRYQPRSHPVRDDSLQPHMNWLTWEDVYKKWDESDPVKYYWQKWDLDIVAREVRV, from the coding sequence ATGGCGATGATTGAAATGAAACAGATTGAAGCGCTTGAGGACGCGACGGATTTGTTGCAGAATCCTGAGGCGCTCCGACGACAGGCAAAAGAAAATGGGTATCTGTTCTTTCGCAACCTGCTCGATCCGGAACGTGTAATCGAGGTTCGACATCAGATCCTCAGCGTCTGTCGGGATCACGGGTGGCTGATGGATGGCTCTGAAGTGACAGAGGGCATTGCAAATCCCGACATGCAGGTCGTCGAGAGCAAAGACCCGCGCTGGCAGGCATTTTATGATGATGTACTGAAAATTCGAGACTTTCACGCACTGGCACTCGAAGCCCCTCTGATTCGGGCATTTGAAGTTCTATTCGGCGAACAGGTACTACCACACAGCCGAAACATCTGCCGCCTTGTCTTTCCCGATACAGATACCCATTCGACGCCTCCGCACCAGGACAATTACTTCATCGGAGGATCGGATGAAACCTGGACCGCATGGATTCCCTGTGGTGAATGTCCAGAAGAACTCGGTGGACTTGCCGTCGCCCGAGGCTCGCACCGACGCGGAAAACTGGAAACATTCGAAGGCGTGGGACCAGGTGGCCGTCAGGTTCCCGTCGAAGAGGATTCCGTCTGGATCGGCGGCGACTATATGTGCGGCGACGTGATTATTCTACACAGTCTGACCATTCATCAGGGACGCGATAACGAGTCGGCAGACCGTCTGCGGATTTCGGCTGATTACCGATATCAACCGCGAAGCCATCCAGTTCGAGATGATTCACTACAGCCGCACATGAATTGGCTGACCTGGGAAGATGTGTACAAAAAATGGGACGAGAGCGACCCGGTGAAATATTACTGGCAGAAATGGGACCTGGATATTGTTGCGAGAGAAGTGCGCGTCTAA
- a CDS encoding GNAT family N-acetyltransferase, protein MTMYLIREPSKNDARSLAEVHVRSWQAAYRGQLPDNFLDNLSVDQREKQWHLTLNSPSNKVLVAETEQRIVAFISFGPVRDEGLDKNAVGEVYAIYALEEFWDRGIGRKLMEASLTALRDMNCSMVKIWLLETNQRAISFYRKFGFSADGAQKVEPLAGVERREIRYSLNMV, encoded by the coding sequence ATGACAATGTACCTAATCAGAGAACCTTCCAAAAACGATGCCAGAAGCCTGGCCGAAGTCCACGTTCGATCATGGCAGGCTGCGTACAGAGGGCAATTGCCCGACAACTTTCTCGATAATTTGTCTGTTGACCAGAGGGAGAAACAATGGCACCTGACCCTCAATAGTCCCTCCAACAAAGTACTTGTAGCCGAAACAGAGCAAAGGATCGTTGCTTTCATCAGCTTTGGCCCCGTACGAGATGAAGGACTGGATAAAAATGCTGTTGGCGAAGTCTATGCAATTTATGCCCTTGAAGAATTCTGGGATCGCGGCATTGGCCGAAAGCTGATGGAGGCATCTCTTACGGCCCTTCGCGATATGAATTGCTCAATGGTAAAAATTTGGCTTCTTGAGACCAACCAGAGGGCGATTTCCTTTTATCGAAAATTCGGATTCAGCGCGGATGGTGCGCAAAAAGTAGAACCCCTTGCAGGGGTCGAACGCAGAGAAATCCGATACAGCCTGAATATGGTCTGA
- a CDS encoding alkaline phosphatase D family protein, with protein MRILILTVLMLIPSRMMAAELLAGPMISHTTTSSAIIWVETDAPAKVTVDYWTQTGRAMTITRAAVETMTSESYPHTGTVTLNGLVQNARVHYAISVNGKQIRALVPQVFRTMPAMQPRQNDSTYVADFSVGFGSCLNPATQPMQPAFAEVLQHRPNAFFFIGDINYMPGRSSHYGEDPNPVRYAMSGYHREVRHVPEIRALMATTPSYGIWDDHDYGPNNSDRTFSYREETLELYRRYWPNSGGGTAQTKGIFHKFRISDVEFFMLDDRYHRDPNEAEDRKTMFGQGQIDWLKASLKASTATFKVIANGNSMVVDFTGRGERWDNFGTERDDFLKWMFAENITGVVFIAGDWHVGTLNRLYREGQDTYPLFELLSSNAAVRTDPIVQRPRSGWRGNPQSIATVYPGFNFGLLRFSGPKGNRELNMKIVDKDGNVQIKYVLGESDLR; from the coding sequence ATGAGAATTTTGATCTTAACAGTACTGATGCTCATTCCATCGCGGATGATGGCTGCAGAGCTACTTGCAGGCCCAATGATAAGCCACACAACGACATCATCGGCGATAATCTGGGTTGAGACAGACGCGCCAGCGAAGGTCACAGTAGATTACTGGACACAAACGGGCAGAGCAATGACGATCACCCGTGCAGCAGTCGAGACGATGACCTCAGAAAGCTATCCCCACACTGGCACGGTGACACTGAACGGACTTGTGCAGAACGCGAGGGTTCACTACGCGATTTCGGTAAATGGGAAACAGATAAGAGCACTTGTCCCCCAGGTATTCCGCACAATGCCCGCGATGCAACCGCGACAGAATGATTCAACCTACGTCGCTGATTTCTCCGTGGGATTCGGATCCTGCTTGAACCCGGCTACACAGCCCATGCAACCTGCATTTGCAGAAGTCTTGCAGCACCGCCCAAACGCATTTTTCTTTATTGGCGACATCAACTACATGCCGGGACGATCCAGCCACTATGGGGAGGACCCGAATCCAGTCCGCTATGCAATGTCGGGATACCATCGCGAAGTGCGACATGTACCGGAGATCAGAGCACTCATGGCAACGACGCCCAGCTATGGAATCTGGGACGACCACGACTATGGCCCCAACAACTCCGATCGTACATTCTCCTACCGGGAAGAGACCCTGGAACTGTATCGACGGTATTGGCCGAACTCGGGCGGAGGCACTGCCCAGACAAAGGGAATCTTTCACAAGTTTCGAATTTCCGATGTCGAGTTCTTCATGCTCGACGACCGCTATCATAGGGACCCGAACGAAGCAGAAGACCGCAAGACCATGTTCGGACAAGGGCAGATCGACTGGCTGAAAGCATCCCTGAAGGCGAGTACAGCGACGTTCAAAGTAATCGCCAATGGAAATAGCATGGTCGTTGACTTCACGGGGCGCGGCGAGCGCTGGGACAATTTTGGTACAGAGCGGGACGACTTCCTGAAATGGATGTTCGCCGAAAACATCACCGGTGTCGTCTTCATCGCAGGCGATTGGCACGTTGGGACGCTCAACCGCCTCTATCGCGAGGGACAGGACACCTATCCCCTCTTTGAATTGCTCAGTTCCAACGCCGCCGTCAGGACAGACCCAATCGTCCAGAGACCCCGCTCGGGCTGGCGCGGAAACCCACAGAGTATCGCAACCGTCTATCCCGGTTTCAACTTCGGGCTACTCCGTTTCTCAGGCCCCAAAGGCAACCGCGAGCTAAACATGAAAATCGTCGATAAAGATGGGAACGTACAGATCAAATACGTGTTGGGAGAAAGTGATCTGAGATGA
- a CDS encoding class I SAM-dependent methyltransferase codes for MMDDLTDIREFYNGAWDVEANRLERHQLEADITWRYLNLYLPPRGRLLEIGFGTGYYTFPLAKRGHQITAIDLADEYVIRCKAKAEELGLSDQIDFRTGDARQLDGIPRGEFEAVLLMGPLYHLLLETDRTATLRSAYACLKPGGVIFSAMISRFGILGDLIKDNPSWIENQEAVWSHIEQGHRPVNVPKGGFRGYFVRLEEITPMHERAGFRTLKIAGVEPSISANDESYNTLKGKQRDLWLDLLFEISAEQSMVASSRHILYIGQKPDN; via the coding sequence ATGATGGACGACCTCACCGACATACGCGAGTTTTACAATGGAGCCTGGGACGTAGAGGCAAACAGATTGGAGCGCCACCAACTCGAAGCGGATATCACCTGGCGCTATTTGAATCTATACCTCCCACCTCGCGGCAGACTCCTCGAAATTGGTTTCGGCACGGGATATTACACCTTTCCTCTGGCAAAACGAGGCCACCAGATCACGGCTATTGACCTCGCCGACGAGTACGTCATCCGATGCAAAGCGAAAGCGGAAGAGCTTGGTCTCTCTGATCAAATTGATTTCCGCACTGGCGATGCGCGCCAACTGGATGGGATTCCGCGTGGCGAATTCGAAGCTGTTCTCCTTATGGGACCTCTGTATCACCTATTACTTGAAACCGATCGAACAGCAACCCTGCGGTCCGCCTACGCCTGCCTGAAACCAGGGGGCGTAATCTTTTCTGCAATGATTTCCAGATTCGGTATTCTTGGGGACCTCATCAAGGACAACCCTTCGTGGATTGAGAACCAGGAAGCGGTTTGGTCACACATAGAACAAGGCCACCGCCCCGTCAATGTCCCAAAAGGAGGCTTTCGGGGCTATTTTGTTCGGCTGGAGGAAATCACACCCATGCATGAGCGCGCGGGATTTCGCACCCTCAAAATTGCAGGTGTCGAGCCATCTATCTCCGCAAACGACGAAAGCTATAACACGCTTAAAGGAAAGCAGAGAGACCTCTGGTTAGATCTTCTATTCGAAATCAGCGCAGAACAAAGCATGGTGGCTTCATCCAGACACATACTCTACATCGGGCAAAAGCCTGATAATTAA